The following are encoded in a window of Desulfovibrio oxyclinae DSM 11498 genomic DNA:
- a CDS encoding queuosine precursor transporter: MNELLWIGFALLDLTMVLVVYRFFGRTGLFGLVVFNLLLCNLQVLKTVEMFGLTTTLGNILYASVFLSTDMLGELHGKEDAKKAVLLGFVTLLLMTGYMQLALQFVPGAEDFAHPHLSALFGFMPRIALASLAAYLISQMHDVWAFHRIKASTGGKHLWLRNNASTLVSQLLDSAIFCTIAFYGLFPANVFMEIMVSTYVIKVAVAVLDTPFIYLAKKLFPKGVHA, encoded by the coding sequence ATGAACGAACTGCTCTGGATAGGATTCGCCCTTCTGGACCTGACCATGGTCCTTGTCGTGTACCGTTTCTTCGGCCGCACCGGTCTCTTTGGCCTCGTGGTCTTCAACCTCTTGCTGTGCAACCTTCAGGTCCTCAAGACCGTGGAGATGTTCGGCCTGACCACCACGCTGGGCAACATCCTGTATGCCAGCGTCTTTCTCTCCACCGACATGCTCGGGGAACTACACGGCAAGGAGGATGCCAAGAAGGCGGTTCTGCTTGGCTTCGTGACGCTGCTGCTCATGACTGGCTACATGCAGCTTGCCTTGCAGTTCGTGCCCGGAGCGGAGGACTTCGCGCATCCGCACCTGTCTGCGTTGTTCGGCTTCATGCCGCGCATCGCGCTGGCGAGCCTCGCGGCCTATCTCATCTCCCAGATGCACGACGTGTGGGCCTTCCACCGCATCAAGGCCAGCACCGGCGGCAAGCACCTCTGGCTGCGCAACAATGCCAGCACCCTCGTAAGCCAGCTGCTGGATTCCGCGATCTTCTGCACCATCGCGTTCTACGGACTGTTCCCCGCGAACGTGTTTATGGAAATCATGGTCTCCACCTATGTCATCAAGGTCGCCGTGGCGGTGCTGGATACGCCGTTTATCTATCTGGCCAAGAAGCTTTTCCCGAAGGGCGTTCACGCCTGA
- the infA gene encoding translation initiation factor IF-1 — protein sequence MAKEEGIKVQGTVEEALPNAMFRVALENGHEVLAHISGKMRKFRIRVMPGDTVTVELSPYDLTRGRITFRPR from the coding sequence ATGGCCAAGGAAGAAGGAATCAAGGTTCAGGGAACCGTGGAAGAAGCACTGCCGAACGCTATGTTCAGGGTGGCGCTCGAAAACGGTCACGAAGTGCTCGCACACATCTCCGGCAAGATGCGCAAGTTCCGCATTCGCGTCATGCCCGGCGACACCGTCACCGTCGAGCTCAGCCCGTACGACCTGACCCGCGGACGCATCACCTTCCGTCCCCGTTAG
- a CDS encoding ABC transporter substrate-binding protein yields MTSIRSSFIFRILSGAALVLTLFTLSLHSAKSFADEGPILVASIFAHTGPAAEENTPNYRMVRLAVERINETGGLLGRRLELLEIDNQSTALGSREAARDAVKAGVTAVIGPSWSSHAMAMAPVLQRAGIPMVGATTTAPEVTQVGDFIFRICYTNRHQALALARFAVQHLKAESAAVLSIAGEVYSEDLAEGFAEEFVRLGGEMLVSRSYLQSSMDFSRQLTDVQSAKPDVVFVPGFARDSGLILKQARTMGMQMPFLGGDGWTALEQYPHLDPANGDNYYTSHWHPDSEQPESLEFIRLLKKEYGPEALSLVDSGNPCAYDAMMIVADAIRRAGSASPGAIRNMLLATKGYHGVTGTITFNGSRDPLKPLVILQITQSGTRYIKTDTPPGHEESLPQGN; encoded by the coding sequence ATGACGTCCATACGTAGCAGCTTCATTTTCAGAATACTCTCAGGGGCAGCCCTTGTGCTGACGCTTTTTACGCTCTCCCTGCACTCAGCAAAGTCTTTCGCAGATGAAGGCCCGATCCTCGTCGCCAGCATCTTCGCCCATACCGGACCGGCAGCCGAGGAAAACACACCGAATTATCGCATGGTGCGCCTTGCCGTGGAGAGGATAAACGAAACCGGCGGATTACTCGGAAGACGTCTGGAGCTATTGGAAATTGACAATCAGAGCACCGCTCTCGGCTCCAGAGAGGCGGCGCGCGACGCGGTCAAAGCCGGTGTAACGGCGGTCATTGGTCCTTCATGGAGCTCACATGCCATGGCCATGGCCCCGGTGCTGCAAAGAGCGGGGATTCCAATGGTCGGCGCAACAACCACCGCCCCGGAAGTCACACAGGTCGGCGACTTCATTTTCCGCATTTGCTATACCAACCGGCATCAGGCTCTGGCACTTGCCCGTTTTGCCGTGCAGCATCTCAAGGCAGAGTCCGCAGCCGTGCTTAGCATAGCTGGCGAGGTGTATAGCGAAGACCTTGCGGAAGGCTTTGCCGAGGAATTCGTCCGGCTCGGCGGGGAGATGCTCGTCAGCAGATCGTACCTGCAAAGTTCCATGGACTTTTCCCGACAGCTCACGGATGTGCAAAGCGCAAAGCCGGACGTGGTTTTCGTTCCGGGTTTTGCCCGCGATTCAGGACTGATCCTGAAGCAGGCCCGCACCATGGGCATGCAGATGCCCTTCCTCGGCGGCGATGGCTGGACCGCTCTGGAGCAGTACCCCCACCTCGACCCTGCCAACGGCGACAACTATTACACGTCCCATTGGCATCCGGATTCCGAGCAGCCGGAAAGTCTCGAATTCATTCGCCTGCTGAAAAAGGAATACGGCCCCGAAGCCCTCTCCCTTGTGGACTCCGGCAACCCCTGCGCATACGATGCAATGATGATCGTGGCCGACGCCATTCGGCGCGCCGGGAGCGCTTCGCCAGGCGCCATACGCAACATGCTCCTTGCCACCAAAGGTTATCACGGCGTGACCGGCACCATTACCTTCAACGGTTCACGCGACCCGCTCAAGCCACTCGTCATTTTACAGATAACCCAAAGCGGAACCCGCTACATCAAAACGGACACCCCTCCCGGACATGAAGAGTCTCTCCCGCAGGGTAACTGA
- the rlmD gene encoding 23S rRNA (uracil(1939)-C(5))-methyltransferase RlmD: MSIKRGEIIEVAIRDLASTGNGVARLPDGMTVFVEGALPGSRVKASVQRVKKRYAEALAAEVVERSPVEVKPECPHFPECGGCLLQHMDPAEQLAWKTRRVSDALERIGGLEDVPALTPIGSPDVWRYRNKMEFVYDSIDGQPVAGLRRRLDASVMPVPECRICTEKTAAILRRANELGPSLGRIAYNPKTGKGYLRRLVIRHHGTTSGEGELMVHLITATARDHSAAEKLGRALQADFPEITSFVHSTRKSRRDLAFGERIQQVIGQDSVEERLHLPDAEVRYRISPNAFFQPNSAAAELLYGAVRQAADPGPDDTVMDLYCGTGGLALALADKAKKVLGFELSKDSVRDAVRNAEINGFSNCEFHAGTLEHGLGQVKGVPDPDIIVTDPPRSGMHETVVRGILDMLPRKVVAVSCDPATLARDLGRLSHAYAVESVQAVDQFPHTTHVEAVAVLRRK, from the coding sequence ATGAGCATAAAAAGAGGCGAAATAATAGAAGTGGCGATCCGTGATCTGGCATCAACCGGCAACGGGGTGGCGCGTCTGCCCGACGGAATGACGGTCTTTGTGGAGGGTGCACTGCCCGGTTCCCGCGTCAAGGCCAGCGTGCAGCGCGTGAAGAAACGGTATGCCGAAGCCCTCGCGGCCGAGGTGGTGGAACGCTCCCCAGTCGAAGTGAAACCGGAATGTCCGCATTTTCCCGAGTGTGGCGGCTGCCTGTTACAGCACATGGACCCGGCCGAGCAGCTCGCATGGAAAACACGCCGCGTTTCCGACGCGCTTGAACGCATCGGCGGGCTTGAGGACGTCCCTGCGCTGACGCCCATCGGCTCCCCGGATGTCTGGCGCTACCGCAACAAGATGGAATTCGTCTACGACTCCATCGACGGGCAGCCCGTGGCCGGGCTGCGGCGCAGGCTCGATGCCTCCGTAATGCCCGTGCCCGAGTGTCGCATCTGCACGGAAAAGACCGCCGCCATCCTACGCCGCGCCAACGAGCTGGGCCCCTCGCTCGGACGCATCGCCTACAACCCGAAGACGGGCAAGGGCTACCTGCGCCGCCTCGTCATCCGACACCACGGCACCACCTCAGGCGAAGGTGAGCTGATGGTGCACCTCATCACCGCCACCGCACGCGATCACTCCGCAGCGGAAAAACTTGGCCGCGCGCTACAAGCCGATTTCCCGGAGATAACCTCCTTCGTTCACTCCACTCGCAAGAGCCGCCGCGATCTGGCCTTTGGCGAACGCATTCAGCAGGTCATTGGACAGGATTCTGTGGAAGAACGCCTGCATTTGCCGGACGCCGAGGTTCGCTACCGTATTTCGCCCAACGCATTCTTCCAGCCCAACAGCGCAGCCGCGGAACTCCTCTACGGCGCAGTCCGTCAGGCAGCCGACCCCGGTCCGGACGATACGGTCATGGACCTCTACTGCGGCACCGGCGGGCTGGCACTGGCCCTTGCCGACAAGGCAAAGAAGGTGCTCGGATTCGAGCTTTCCAAGGACTCCGTCCGCGACGCCGTGCGCAATGCCGAGATCAACGGTTTCTCCAACTGCGAGTTCCACGCCGGAACGCTGGAGCACGGCCTCGGACAGGTGAAGGGCGTGCCCGATCCGGACATCATCGTCACCGACCCGCCCCGCTCCGGCATGCACGAGACCGTGGTGCGCGGCATTCTGGACATGCTGCCCCGCAAGGTCGTGGCGGTTTCCTGCGACCCGGCGACGCTGGCGCGCGATCTCGGCAGGCTTTCGCATGCCTACGCCGTTGAGAGCGTACAGGCCGTGGACCAGTTCCCGCATACCACCCACGTGGAGGCCGTGGCGGTGCTCAGGCGCAAATAA
- a CDS encoding class I SAM-dependent methyltransferase, which yields MQDREADKAAFSKRLAGLLNEASLTVAMALGYRAGLFEAMDRLGGPATSSVIADEAGLSERYVREWLGVMASGGVVELAGDDSEQFRLPKGHADLLTERAGPENMGVYMQEIPLLTASVYDDVAERFRSGEGIGYDRYPRFHRFMDQLAVAKHRQTLVDVFVPSVEQGAMSERLKSGVRVLDVGCSEGTALRLLARAFPRSEFLGVDISEESVRCAENKTRDEGLSNICFEMRDVTRMTKNLDGAFDWITAFDAIHDQARPAQALSAIRSLLASDGVFSMVDIAAESTIRENMDHPMGAFLYTVSLMHCMPVGLTDGGVGLGMMWGRQQAEAMLAEAGFSDVRTTPIPDDPFNLHYCCRV from the coding sequence ATGCAGGATCGCGAAGCGGACAAGGCGGCGTTTTCCAAGCGGCTGGCGGGGTTGCTCAACGAGGCCTCGTTGACCGTAGCCATGGCACTCGGATACAGGGCTGGACTTTTTGAAGCCATGGATCGCCTTGGTGGGCCAGCGACGTCTTCGGTCATTGCGGATGAGGCAGGATTAAGCGAACGGTACGTACGCGAATGGCTTGGCGTCATGGCCTCGGGCGGTGTGGTCGAGCTGGCTGGAGATGATTCTGAACAGTTCCGGCTCCCCAAGGGGCACGCCGATCTGCTGACGGAGCGCGCCGGGCCCGAGAACATGGGCGTGTACATGCAGGAAATCCCGCTGCTCACCGCCAGCGTGTACGATGACGTGGCCGAGAGGTTTCGAAGCGGCGAAGGTATAGGATACGATCGGTATCCGCGCTTTCACCGGTTCATGGACCAGTTGGCGGTGGCGAAGCACCGGCAGACCCTTGTCGATGTCTTTGTCCCTTCCGTTGAGCAGGGAGCCATGTCGGAGCGCTTGAAAAGCGGTGTGCGGGTGCTTGATGTCGGTTGCTCCGAAGGAACCGCATTGCGGCTGCTCGCCCGGGCCTTTCCCCGTAGCGAGTTTCTGGGAGTGGATATTTCGGAAGAGTCGGTTCGTTGCGCTGAGAACAAGACCCGGGATGAAGGGCTGTCAAATATCTGTTTTGAAATGCGTGATGTGACGCGCATGACGAAGAATTTGGATGGAGCCTTTGATTGGATCACCGCGTTTGATGCTATTCACGATCAGGCGCGGCCCGCGCAGGCGCTTTCGGCGATTCGGTCGCTGCTCGCTTCTGACGGCGTGTTTTCCATGGTGGATATCGCTGCCGAGAGCACCATTCGGGAGAATATGGACCATCCCATGGGCGCGTTCCTGTACACTGTGAGCCTGATGCACTGTATGCCCGTCGGACTCACGGATGGCGGCGTGGGGCTGGGGATGATGTGGGGCAGGCAGCAGGCAGAGGCCATGCTTGCCGAAGCAGGCTTTTCCGATGTACGAACAACCCCGATCCCCGACGACCCGTTCAATCTGCACTACTGCTGCCGGGTGTGA
- a CDS encoding sensor histidine kinase — protein sequence MKSLSRRVTESILLTFLGISVLFVAAAVPVQLQWTQQNIESACFLLDTLLTREQDTIANELFEGRIKSLRLRLEQIERVKNIHGIILYDAEGKLVVKAGETTVPVSSDITPPTMPSGKRFLYERHGTILLFTKPIRAVGETFGWVRLSYDLGQVFNQRATFYLFFGCLLLITLLCMLTLLRKRLNTSVIMPLLRLRDSMASLHAGKDKPDLPEYSEDKEVADLVQSFEDMAGRLYASYRALDEKNLQLSNALDQSARVADALRESEAKFRGIVTQAPVGIMMFDNESVVSSSNRYFATIMGAKGPEQINGINILRDVRNDAVKAAVSQAISQGRASYEDYYTSLTGKRRVYVRARLIRITESTLLGVFEDLTEYKEILTALSESEHNKRLAAENLVELNKNLEATVAERTRDLQLKAEELEAANRRLRELDALKSTFLSSVSHELRTPLTSILGFAKVTRKSFSRHFWSPGEDDALKEKKAATIDDNLSIIIGEGERLSRLVNDVLDLTRIESGKMLWNDRTLDPVRILSHALAITRNEFHRGVQVIQTFEEDLPKITVDPDKLTQVVVNLLHNAAKFTSKGRVELSASRAETADGTMLSIAVSDTGPGIPKHELDAVFERFHQAENPTDGHKPTGSGLGLAICRQIVLHYGGEIHADSTPGRGTTITFVLPAAPENENEKDETT from the coding sequence ATGAAGAGTCTCTCCCGCAGGGTAACTGAATCCATCCTTCTGACCTTTCTCGGCATCAGCGTCCTGTTCGTTGCAGCGGCAGTGCCTGTCCAGTTGCAATGGACGCAGCAGAACATCGAGTCCGCCTGCTTCCTGCTCGACACGCTGCTGACCCGTGAACAAGACACCATCGCCAACGAACTTTTCGAAGGGCGCATCAAGTCGCTACGCCTTCGCCTTGAACAGATCGAACGGGTGAAGAACATTCACGGCATCATCCTTTATGACGCCGAAGGAAAGCTCGTCGTCAAAGCCGGTGAAACGACCGTTCCGGTCAGTTCCGACATCACACCGCCAACCATGCCGTCAGGAAAACGATTCCTTTACGAGCGGCACGGGACCATTCTGCTTTTCACCAAACCCATCCGCGCGGTAGGCGAAACATTCGGGTGGGTCAGACTCTCCTATGATCTGGGTCAGGTTTTCAACCAGAGGGCAACTTTCTATCTGTTCTTCGGCTGTCTGCTGCTCATTACACTGCTTTGCATGCTGACCCTGCTGCGCAAACGCCTCAACACGTCGGTCATCATGCCGCTGCTGAGGCTTCGTGATTCCATGGCCTCCCTGCACGCGGGCAAGGACAAACCCGACCTCCCGGAATACAGCGAGGACAAGGAAGTCGCGGATCTCGTACAGTCCTTCGAGGACATGGCAGGACGACTTTACGCATCCTATCGAGCGCTGGACGAAAAAAACCTGCAACTCAGCAATGCGCTGGATCAGTCCGCGCGTGTGGCAGACGCCCTCAGGGAAAGCGAAGCCAAATTCCGCGGGATCGTTACACAGGCCCCCGTCGGCATCATGATGTTCGACAATGAGAGCGTCGTTTCCAGCTCGAACCGATACTTCGCCACCATAATGGGAGCCAAGGGCCCTGAACAGATCAACGGAATCAATATCCTCCGCGACGTTCGCAACGACGCGGTCAAGGCTGCGGTGAGCCAGGCCATATCTCAGGGCAGGGCAAGCTACGAGGACTACTACACCTCCCTGACCGGCAAACGGCGCGTGTACGTCCGGGCACGGCTCATCCGTATTACCGAAAGCACGCTGCTGGGCGTCTTTGAAGACCTGACAGAGTACAAGGAGATTCTCACGGCGCTGAGTGAAAGCGAACACAACAAACGTCTCGCCGCGGAGAATCTTGTAGAACTGAACAAGAATCTCGAAGCCACCGTTGCCGAACGCACACGGGATCTTCAACTCAAAGCCGAGGAACTGGAAGCCGCCAACCGTCGCCTTCGCGAACTGGACGCCCTCAAAAGCACCTTCCTCTCTTCGGTTTCCCATGAACTGCGCACGCCGCTTACCTCCATCCTCGGTTTCGCCAAGGTGACCCGCAAGAGCTTTTCCCGGCACTTCTGGAGCCCCGGCGAGGACGACGCGCTAAAAGAAAAGAAGGCCGCCACCATCGATGACAACCTGAGCATCATCATCGGCGAGGGAGAGCGCCTGTCCCGGCTGGTGAACGACGTGCTGGACCTCACCCGCATCGAGTCGGGAAAGATGCTCTGGAACGATCGCACACTGGATCCCGTACGCATCCTGTCCCACGCTCTGGCCATCACCAGAAACGAATTTCACCGCGGGGTACAGGTAATCCAAACATTTGAAGAAGATCTGCCCAAAATCACCGTGGACCCGGACAAATTGACGCAGGTGGTCGTCAACCTGCTGCACAACGCAGCAAAGTTCACGAGCAAGGGGCGAGTGGAGCTCAGTGCTTCCCGCGCCGAAACAGCCGACGGCACCATGTTGAGCATAGCGGTATCTGACACCGGTCCCGGAATACCGAAGCACGAGCTCGACGCCGTCTTCGAGCGCTTTCATCAAGCTGAAAACCCTACTGACGGGCACAAACCAACCGGATCCGGACTTGGTCTGGCCATCTGCCGGCAGATTGTGCTCCACTACGGCGGAGAAATCCACGCGGACTCAACCCCCGGACGCGGCACGACCATCACCTTCGTGCTTCCCGCCGCTCCTGAAAACGAAAATGAAAAGGATGAAACAACGTAA
- a CDS encoding HD domain-containing protein yields MSVIIRKSLLELVFSGAFMKRWNDKLRPMELVEVDKQAHKMIVAWVLFVINSRDMDVARRRALGESIVEGGIFDYLYRLVITDIKPPVFYRIKENREDYRKLTSWVVSELAPRLQPLGEGFLRRMGEFLMEPEEKGLARRILRAAHLYASWSEFKLLKSINTMDHELKEIEQSFVDRLEDLRDIKGVDELLDDENTTLGRFARMCGRLRFQKRWSQTPRVPETSVLGHMFIVAAYGWFFSQEVGACRARQQNNFFAGLVHDLPELLTRDIISPVKQSAPEIAELIRQYELYELEKVVLAPLRDGGYEDVSERMAYFLGLEVGSEFQATIVRDGKVLAVAADELAANNQDSLDPKDGELLKMCDRLAAFIEAHTALKNGISSDQLHQALFRIRNHYKGRTTVAGVQINALLADFD; encoded by the coding sequence ATGTCCGTGATCATTCGCAAGAGCCTTTTGGAACTGGTTTTTTCCGGCGCGTTCATGAAACGCTGGAACGACAAGCTCCGCCCCATGGAGCTGGTGGAGGTGGACAAACAGGCCCACAAGATGATCGTGGCGTGGGTCCTGTTTGTCATCAACTCCCGGGATATGGATGTCGCCAGACGGCGCGCCCTCGGCGAGAGCATCGTTGAAGGCGGCATCTTCGACTACCTTTACCGGCTGGTCATCACCGACATCAAGCCGCCCGTGTTCTACCGCATCAAGGAGAACCGCGAGGACTACCGCAAGCTCACCTCGTGGGTGGTCTCGGAGCTGGCCCCGCGCCTTCAGCCGCTGGGCGAAGGATTCCTGCGCCGCATGGGCGAATTTCTCATGGAGCCGGAGGAAAAGGGGCTTGCCCGGCGCATCCTTCGCGCCGCGCACCTCTACGCCAGCTGGTCCGAGTTCAAACTGCTCAAGAGCATCAACACCATGGACCACGAGCTCAAGGAGATCGAACAGAGCTTCGTCGATCGCCTTGAGGATCTGCGCGACATCAAGGGCGTGGATGAACTGCTCGACGACGAGAACACCACGCTGGGTCGGTTCGCCAGAATGTGCGGCCGGCTGCGCTTTCAGAAGCGCTGGTCCCAGACGCCGCGCGTGCCCGAAACTTCGGTGCTTGGTCACATGTTCATCGTGGCGGCCTACGGCTGGTTCTTCAGTCAGGAGGTGGGCGCCTGCCGGGCGAGGCAGCAGAACAACTTTTTTGCCGGGCTCGTGCACGACCTGCCCGAGCTGTTGACGCGGGACATCATTTCCCCGGTCAAGCAGTCGGCGCCGGAGATTGCGGAGCTTATCCGTCAATATGAATTGTACGAGCTGGAAAAGGTGGTGCTGGCACCGCTTCGTGACGGCGGATACGAGGACGTCTCCGAGCGCATGGCCTACTTCCTCGGCCTTGAGGTCGGCAGTGAGTTTCAGGCCACCATCGTGCGCGACGGCAAGGTCCTCGCGGTGGCTGCGGACGAGCTGGCCGCAAACAATCAGGACTCACTGGACCCCAAGGACGGGGAACTGCTGAAAATGTGCGACCGGCTGGCCGCGTTCATCGAAGCGCATACCGCCCTGAAAAACGGCATCTCTTCGGACCAGCTGCATCAGGCGCTGTTTCGCATCCGCAACCATTACAAGGGTCGCACCACGGTTGCGGGGGTACAGATAAACGCCCTGCTTGCGGACTTTGACTGA
- a CDS encoding substrate-binding periplasmic protein, with the protein MQRLRQALKPFGIKLQVDYLPWARARMAARGGDYIGYFPAWPEEVDDGFTASVPVDWSSVAVMVRKKSGLESGKLSEIFRHRVGLVKTYDYPSSVAAQALRRPHNVDRTPDDELLYKKLSEGRIDAAITDPAVMRYMAAESGARDVEVLRILERRPLVIAFRDLPGTQRRLRLLKEAMERLKGAGLSLTAPN; encoded by the coding sequence ATGCAGCGTTTGCGGCAGGCCCTGAAGCCGTTTGGAATAAAGCTTCAGGTGGATTATCTGCCGTGGGCCAGAGCCAGAATGGCGGCTCGCGGAGGCGACTACATCGGCTATTTTCCTGCGTGGCCGGAAGAAGTGGATGACGGATTCACGGCCTCTGTCCCTGTGGACTGGTCGAGCGTTGCGGTGATGGTGCGAAAGAAGAGTGGACTTGAGAGCGGCAAGCTCAGTGAGATATTCCGGCACCGCGTCGGATTGGTGAAGACCTACGATTATCCTTCGAGCGTGGCGGCTCAGGCCCTGCGCCGTCCCCACAATGTGGACAGGACTCCCGACGATGAACTGCTGTACAAGAAATTATCCGAGGGCAGGATTGATGCGGCAATTACGGACCCGGCCGTCATGCGGTATATGGCTGCGGAGTCGGGGGCGAGAGACGTGGAGGTCTTGCGCATTCTGGAACGCCGTCCGCTCGTCATCGCTTTTCGCGACCTGCCGGGAACGCAAAGACGCCTTCGCCTGCTCAAAGAGGCCATGGAACGTTTGAAGGGCGCGGGCTTGTCATTGACAGCCCCCAACTGA
- the rplM gene encoding 50S ribosomal protein L13, producing the protein MKTYSPTPEDVKNDWIVVDATDKILGRLATEIANRLRGKHKPEYSHHMDMGDFVVVINAEKIKVTGAKLDDKMYYKHTGYPGGIRGKNLRDMLEIKPENVITAAVKGMLPNNRLARQQLKKLKVYAGSEHPHAAQQPKTLEL; encoded by the coding sequence ATGAAGACATATAGTCCGACTCCGGAAGACGTGAAGAACGATTGGATCGTCGTGGACGCCACTGACAAGATTCTCGGTCGCCTGGCCACCGAAATCGCCAATCGCCTGCGCGGCAAGCACAAGCCCGAATACTCCCACCACATGGACATGGGAGATTTCGTGGTTGTGATCAATGCCGAAAAGATCAAGGTCACCGGCGCGAAGCTGGATGACAAGATGTACTACAAGCACACCGGCTACCCGGGCGGCATTCGCGGCAAGAACCTGCGCGACATGCTCGAAATCAAGCCGGAAAACGTCATCACCGCTGCGGTGAAGGGCATGCTGCCCAACAACCGTCTGGCCCGCCAGCAGCTGAAGAAGCTCAAGGTCTACGCCGGTTCCGAACACCCGCATGCGGCCCAGCAGCCCAAAACCCTGGAACTGTAA
- the fsa gene encoding fructose-6-phosphate aldolase — protein sequence MEFFLDTASLDEIAAARKQGLIDGVTTNPTLLSREGGDWQEQARKICDTVDGPVSLEVVGTKAEDMVREAEHLVTFGNNVVVKIPMIAEGLVATRELEARGIRTNVTLVFSAMQALLAAKAGATYVSPFVGRLDGIGQSGMEVVSQIRTIFDNYGMNTKILVASVRSPNHVLEGALLGADVATVPYKVITQLTQHPLTDSGLEAFLNDWKKLTE from the coding sequence ATGGAATTCTTTCTGGATACGGCAAGCCTCGACGAAATTGCCGCCGCACGCAAACAGGGCCTGATAGACGGCGTGACCACCAATCCCACCCTGCTCTCCCGCGAAGGCGGCGACTGGCAGGAACAGGCAAGAAAAATATGCGACACCGTTGACGGCCCCGTCAGTCTCGAAGTCGTCGGAACCAAGGCCGAAGACATGGTCCGCGAAGCCGAACACCTCGTCACCTTCGGCAACAACGTCGTGGTCAAGATTCCCATGATAGCCGAAGGCCTCGTCGCCACCCGCGAACTCGAAGCACGCGGCATCCGCACCAACGTGACCCTCGTATTCTCCGCCATGCAGGCCCTTCTTGCAGCCAAAGCCGGCGCCACCTATGTCAGCCCCTTCGTGGGCAGACTCGACGGCATCGGTCAAAGCGGCATGGAAGTCGTCTCCCAGATACGAACCATCTTCGACAACTACGGCATGAACACCAAAATCCTCGTAGCCAGCGTACGTTCCCCCAACCACGTCCTCGAAGGAGCACTGCTCGGAGCCGACGTCGCCACCGTCCCCTACAAGGTCATCACCCAACTCACACAACACCCGCTCACCGACTCAGGACTCGAAGCCTTCCTGAATGACTGGAAGAAGCTCACGGAGTAA
- the rpsI gene encoding 30S ribosomal protein S9 — protein sequence MMSDFNYGTGKRKNAIARTRIYAGSGQIQVNGKDFTEYFPRKTLQMVVQQPLRLTKKLDSVDVKIRCCGGGVAGQAQAVRHGIARALCELDPELRGVLKKAGFLTRDARKKERKKYGLRGARASFQFSKR from the coding sequence ATCATGAGCGATTTTAATTACGGCACCGGCAAGAGAAAGAATGCCATCGCCCGTACCCGCATTTACGCCGGTTCCGGGCAGATTCAGGTCAACGGAAAAGACTTCACCGAGTACTTTCCCCGCAAGACCCTCCAGATGGTCGTGCAGCAGCCGCTGCGCCTGACCAAGAAACTCGACAGCGTGGACGTCAAGATCCGCTGCTGTGGCGGCGGCGTCGCCGGACAGGCTCAGGCCGTCCGTCACGGCATCGCACGTGCCCTTTGCGAGCTCGACCCGGAACTCCGTGGCGTGCTCAAGAAGGCCGGATTCCTCACTCGCGACGCTCGTAAGAAAGAGCGTAAGAAGTACGGTCTCCGCGGCGCACGCGCCAGCTTCCAGTTCTCCAAGCGTTAA
- a CDS encoding hydrogenase maturation protease — MDWSKMFTSRVVVFGCGNILIGDDAAGPRVIELLEKDAEIPEDVGLLDVGTSIRTILFDLIVAPTPPERVVVIDATTEEQGREPGEFWEISIDGMDPKKVNDFSLHMFPTVNLLKDLKENTGIDVKILVVQTGYVPDELDETMSPEVEGVLPAMAEKVKQWCMPENG, encoded by the coding sequence ATGGACTGGTCAAAAATGTTTACCTCCCGCGTGGTGGTGTTCGGCTGCGGAAACATTCTCATCGGCGACGACGCCGCCGGACCGAGAGTGATAGAACTGCTCGAAAAGGATGCCGAGATTCCCGAAGACGTGGGGCTGCTTGATGTTGGCACCTCCATCAGAACCATCCTCTTCGACCTCATCGTGGCCCCTACACCGCCCGAACGGGTCGTGGTCATCGATGCCACCACCGAAGAGCAGGGCCGCGAGCCCGGAGAGTTCTGGGAAATCAGTATCGACGGCATGGACCCCAAAAAGGTCAACGATTTCTCCCTGCACATGTTCCCCACCGTGAACCTTCTCAAGGACCTGAAGGAGAACACGGGCATCGACGTGAAGATTCTCGTGGTTCAGACCGGGTACGTCCCCGACGAGTTGGACGAGACCATGAGCCCCGAAGTTGAAGGCGTGCTTCCGGCCATGGCCGAGAAGGTCAAACAATGGTGTATGCCCGAGAACGGCTGA